Proteins from a single region of Mycoplasma leachii PG50:
- a CDS encoding membrane protein, whose protein sequence is MISFNTEYFGIISGLLVTFVLLINLMFNFYLFKFNKKQALVTKYNKIYFVVFYILSFISLALAIISLILFNLKDKIFSQTSTENQKLYPTIILNVISFVFLISKIIVLFIFLPKFAIKITENEILYLGEKIDFQAITKIILDNDSQALYINYKPTKRTYKRIKYSNTCSFKQLILDNSRNIKLEISNQNANEYFKKIKELS, encoded by the coding sequence ATGATTAGTTTTAATACAGAATATTTTGGAATTATTTCAGGTTTATTAGTTACTTTTGTTTTATTAATTAACTTGATGTTTAATTTCTATTTGTTTAAATTTAATAAAAAACAAGCATTAGTTACAAAGTATAATAAAATTTATTTTGTGGTCTTTTATATTCTTTCTTTTATTAGTTTAGCTTTAGCAATCATTAGTTTAATTTTATTTAATTTAAAAGATAAAATTTTTAGTCAAACTAGTACTGAAAATCAAAAATTATATCCAACTATAATTTTAAATGTAATATCTTTTGTATTTTTAATTAGTAAAATTATTGTTTTATTTATCTTTTTACCTAAATTTGCTATTAAAATTACTGAAAATGAAATTTTATATTTAGGTGAAAAAATTGATTTTCAAGCAATTACAAAAATTATTTTAGATAATGATTCTCAAGCTTTATATATTAATTACAAACCAACTAAAAGAACATATAAAAGAATTAAATACTCAAATACTTGTTCATTTAAGCAGTTAATTTTAGATAATTCTAGAAATATTAAATTAGAAATTTCTAATCAAAATGCTAATGAATATTTTAAAAAAATTAAAGAATTATCTTAG
- the pyrH gene encoding UMP kinase: protein MNYKYKVVLLKLSGEALKGDAEVYDKKCLENIASQIIHLVKNGLKLGIVIGGGNIWRGKLGENIGMDAINADYMGMLATVMNGLALESTITKMGYDKIKVYSSLPIKTVTDDYNFKKARIKMNEGFISIFVGGTGYSYFTTDTNATIRAIEIGAEAILMAKNGVKGVYDKDPKQHKDAKFIKKISHQEIVDKQLRIMDLTAATLAKDANLKIEVFDMSGDNNIIKVLENKLESTIIE, encoded by the coding sequence ATGAATTATAAATATAAAGTGGTACTTTTAAAATTAAGTGGTGAAGCTTTAAAAGGTGATGCTGAAGTTTATGATAAAAAATGTTTAGAAAACATCGCTAGTCAAATTATTCATCTTGTTAAAAACGGTTTAAAATTAGGAATTGTTATTGGAGGAGGAAATATTTGAAGAGGTAAATTAGGCGAAAATATTGGAATGGATGCTATAAATGCTGATTATATGGGGATGCTAGCAACAGTTATGAACGGATTAGCACTTGAAAGTACTATTACTAAAATGGGTTATGACAAAATTAAAGTTTATTCTTCACTACCAATTAAAACAGTAACTGATGACTATAATTTTAAAAAAGCAAGAATTAAAATGAATGAAGGCTTTATTTCCATTTTTGTAGGTGGAACTGGTTATTCATATTTTACAACTGATACTAATGCAACAATTAGGGCAATCGAAATTGGAGCAGAAGCAATTTTAATGGCAAAAAATGGTGTTAAAGGAGTTTATGACAAAGATCCAAAACAACATAAAGACGCTAAATTTATAAAAAAAATCTCACACCAAGAAATAGTTGATAAACAATTAAGAATTATGGATTTAACTGCAGCTACTTTAGCAAAAGATGCTAACTTAAAGATTGAAGTTTTTGATATGAGTGGAGATAATAATATTATAAAAGTATTAGAAAATAAATTAGAATCAACAATTATAGAATAG
- the frr gene encoding ribosome recycling factor: MTDLILKNAELQMKETIDAYVIHLRQIRTGKASGAILDKVMVNYYGSLMPLNQISQITTPEPNLIIIKPYDRNVITEAVGAIHKADLGLNPVSDATLIRIPIAPLTEDVRKNLVKKVHKELEGYKIRIRNIRRDAIDEIKKIENISKDLISDNEDKIQQITDKFIKQLDDLTKEKEKELMKI, translated from the coding sequence ATGACTGATTTAATTTTAAAAAATGCTGAATTACAAATGAAAGAAACTATTGATGCATATGTAATACATTTAAGACAAATTAGAACTGGAAAAGCAAGTGGAGCTATTTTAGATAAAGTAATGGTAAATTATTATGGAAGTTTAATGCCATTAAACCAAATTTCTCAAATTACAACTCCTGAACCTAATTTAATTATTATTAAACCATATGATAGAAATGTAATTACTGAAGCAGTTGGAGCTATTCATAAAGCTGATTTAGGATTAAACCCAGTAAGTGATGCTACTTTAATTAGAATTCCAATAGCACCATTAACTGAAGATGTGAGAAAAAATTTAGTTAAAAAAGTTCATAAAGAATTAGAAGGTTATAAGATTAGAATTAGAAACATTAGAAGAGATGCTATTGATGAGATCAAAAAAATTGAAAACATCTCAAAAGATTTAATTAGTGATAACGAAGATAAAATCCAACAAATAACTGATAAATTTATTAAACAATTAGATGATTTAACAAAAGAAAAAGAAAAAGAGTTGATGAAAATTTAA
- the argS gene encoding arginine--tRNA ligase gives MNRTIIEMFYDDLKNICQKFNISKEPIIEINKNNTPGLLSSSICLISSKQVNKKPLDLANDFKEQLLLTNNYSSIQIASPGFLNVLVKPEILSSVINNVLSLKSKYGNLEKQNKTINIEYVSANPTGYLHVGHARNAVIGSVLVNLFKKAGYKVQTEYYVNDAGNQINVLAVTVFVHYLQALNIDAKKPENCYAGDMYDDLAKIIINKYNDQFKDINYTDNKILDDYVHSLFKQISIDYFLKIIKQQLADFNVKIRHWSSEQEVYDTHQIEKVLKLYKSKDATYYKDGAVFLKTTQFGDDKDRVLVKSDKTYTYILPDLATHHLRIKRTKADKLINVWGGDHHGYIKRMQAGLALLGNDPDILEIQMVQMVRLIKNGSEYKMSKRKGTAVWLVDILELVGVDALRYMLASKSSNSHMDLDLDLITLKNSSNPVYYAQYATARCHSILNQAKTKKITPLVKETNLLNNPKETELLLVLDNFKEVIKNSANNRSTQQICDYIQNICKIFHSYYAEIKIIDENNLQLTKLRLGFIKAVLQVLKNAFFIIGIEPVIEM, from the coding sequence ATGAATAGAACTATTATTGAAATGTTTTATGATGATTTAAAAAACATTTGTCAAAAATTTAATATATCAAAAGAACCAATCATTGAAATTAATAAAAATAATACTCCTGGTTTATTATCAAGTTCAATATGTTTGATTAGTAGTAAACAAGTAAATAAAAAACCACTAGATCTAGCAAATGACTTTAAAGAACAATTATTATTAACAAATAATTATTCTAGTATACAAATAGCTAGTCCTGGGTTTTTAAATGTATTAGTTAAACCTGAAATTTTATCAAGTGTTATTAATAATGTTTTAAGTCTAAAGTCTAAATATGGAAATTTAGAAAAACAAAATAAAACCATTAATATTGAATATGTTTCAGCTAATCCTACTGGTTATTTACATGTTGGTCATGCTAGAAATGCTGTGATTGGTTCTGTGTTAGTTAACTTATTTAAAAAGGCTGGATATAAAGTACAAACTGAATATTATGTAAATGATGCTGGAAATCAGATCAATGTTTTAGCTGTAACTGTGTTTGTTCATTATTTACAAGCTTTAAATATTGATGCTAAAAAACCAGAAAATTGTTATGCTGGTGATATGTATGATGATTTAGCAAAAATAATTATTAATAAATATAATGATCAATTTAAAGATATTAACTATACTGATAATAAAATTTTAGATGATTATGTACATTCATTATTTAAACAAATTTCAATTGATTATTTTTTAAAAATTATTAAACAACAATTAGCTGATTTTAATGTAAAAATTAGACATTGATCTAGTGAACAAGAAGTTTATGATACTCATCAAATAGAAAAAGTTTTAAAACTATATAAATCTAAAGATGCTACATATTATAAAGATGGTGCTGTGTTTTTAAAAACTACTCAATTTGGTGATGATAAAGACCGTGTTTTAGTTAAATCAGATAAAACTTATACTTACATACTTCCAGATCTTGCTACTCATCATTTGAGAATTAAAAGAACTAAAGCAGATAAGTTAATTAATGTTTGAGGTGGAGATCATCATGGTTATATTAAAAGAATGCAAGCTGGTTTGGCATTACTAGGAAATGATCCAGATATTTTAGAAATTCAAATGGTTCAAATGGTAAGACTAATTAAAAATGGTAGTGAGTATAAAATGTCTAAAAGAAAAGGAACTGCTGTTTGATTAGTTGATATTTTAGAATTAGTTGGTGTTGATGCATTAAGATATATGCTAGCAAGTAAGTCTTCTAATTCACATATGGATTTAGATTTAGATTTGATTACTTTAAAAAATTCATCAAATCCTGTTTATTATGCTCAGTATGCTACAGCTAGATGTCATTCAATCTTAAATCAAGCTAAAACTAAAAAAATAACACCATTAGTTAAAGAGACTAATTTATTAAATAATCCTAAAGAAACTGAATTATTATTAGTATTAGATAATTTTAAAGAAGTCATTAAAAATAGTGCAAATAACCGTTCAACTCAGCAAATTTGCGATTATATTCAAAACATTTGTAAGATTTTTCATTCTTATTATGCAGAAATTAAAATTATTGATGAAAATAATTTACAATTAACTAAGTTGAGATTAGGTTTTATAAAAGCTGTTTTACAAGTATTAAAAAATGCCTTTTTTATTATTGGAATTGAACCAGTTATAGAAATGTAA